Proteins found in one Rhodobacter capsulatus SB 1003 genomic segment:
- a CDS encoding ureidoglycolate lyase gives MERLMIEPLTAEAFAPFGDLIDVLGPPDRLINAGLCGRHHDLARLDFDAEGRAGISLFDAQARTLPHVLDLVERHPLGSQAFLPLDGVPFLVCVAEDADGVPVRFRAFLTAPGQGVNILRNCWHGVLAPIGAPGRYAVVDRIGPGANLQEYPLPVPLLVEG, from the coding sequence ATGGAACGGCTGATGATAGAGCCTCTGACGGCCGAGGCCTTTGCCCCCTTCGGCGATCTGATCGACGTGCTTGGCCCGCCTGACCGGCTGATCAATGCGGGGCTTTGCGGGCGCCATCACGATCTGGCGCGGCTTGATTTCGACGCCGAGGGGCGGGCGGGGATTTCGCTCTTTGACGCGCAGGCGCGGACGCTGCCCCATGTTCTGGATCTGGTCGAACGGCATCCGCTGGGCTCACAGGCGTTTTTGCCGCTTGATGGCGTGCCGTTTCTGGTCTGCGTGGCCGAGGATGCGGATGGCGTGCCGGTGCGGTTTCGGGCGTTTCTGACCGCGCCGGGGCAGGGGGTGAACATCCTGCGCAACTGCTGGCACGGGGTTCTGGCGCCGATCGGTGCGCCGGGGCGCTATGCGGTGGTGGACCGGATCGGGCCGGGGGCGAATTTGCAGGAATATCCGTTGCCGGTGCCGCTTCTGGTCGAGGGCTGA
- a CDS encoding urate hydroxylase PuuD, which yields MDAALIWDWATFAMRWLHVVTAIAWIGSSFYFIALDLGLRAAPDLPKGAAGEEWQVHGGGFYHIRKYLVAPERMPEHLTWFKWESYATWLSGAAMLILVYWHRADLFLIDPAKIAWEPWQGMALSAASLTLGWLIYDAACKSPLGNYPAAFMALLLVALTAMAWGYGQIFTDRAAFLHLGAYTATIMTANVFLIIIPNQKIVVADLRAGRAPDPKYGKIAKLRSMHNNYLTLPVVFFMLSNHAPLAFATTWAWVIAALVFLMGVTIRHWFNSRHARKPAPYWTIPATVLLFGLCVWLSMLGPRDAPEEEAALSGTALQFAQAPGFDEVASLVTAHCAMCHTRDPAYEGILAAPKGLLLDTPEAVARAAEPVFIFAGLTAAMPPGAANFMTPEDRAAIRAWYRAGAEAELARN from the coding sequence ATGGATGCTGCACTGATCTGGGACTGGGCCACTTTTGCGATGCGCTGGCTGCATGTCGTGACCGCCATCGCCTGGATCGGCTCGTCCTTTTACTTCATCGCGCTCGATCTGGGGCTGCGGGCCGCCCCCGACCTGCCCAAGGGCGCGGCGGGCGAGGAATGGCAGGTGCATGGCGGCGGCTTTTATCACATCCGCAAATATCTGGTCGCGCCCGAACGCATGCCCGAGCATCTGACCTGGTTCAAATGGGAAAGCTATGCGACCTGGCTTTCGGGCGCGGCGATGCTGATCCTGGTCTATTGGCACCGCGCGGATCTGTTTCTGATCGATCCCGCCAAGATCGCCTGGGAGCCCTGGCAGGGCATGGCGCTTTCGGCGGCCTCGCTGACCCTGGGCTGGCTGATCTATGATGCCGCCTGCAAGTCGCCTCTGGGCAATTATCCGGCGGCTTTCATGGCGCTCTTGCTGGTCGCGCTGACAGCCATGGCCTGGGGCTATGGGCAGATCTTCACCGACCGGGCGGCCTTCCTGCATCTGGGCGCCTATACCGCCACGATCATGACGGCGAATGTGTTTCTGATCATCATTCCGAACCAGAAGATCGTCGTGGCCGACCTGCGCGCGGGGCGGGCGCCCGATCCGAAATACGGCAAGATCGCCAAGCTGCGCTCGATGCACAACAATTACCTGACGCTGCCGGTGGTGTTCTTCATGCTGTCGAACCATGCGCCGCTTGCTTTTGCGACGACCTGGGCCTGGGTCATCGCGGCGCTGGTTTTCCTGATGGGGGTGACGATCCGGCACTGGTTCAACAGCCGCCATGCGCGCAAGCCCGCGCCGTATTGGACGATCCCGGCGACGGTGCTGCTCTTTGGCCTCTGCGTCTGGCTCTCGATGCTGGGGCCGCGCGATGCGCCCGAGGAAGAGGCGGCGCTCTCCGGCACGGCGTTGCAGTTTGCGCAGGCCCCGGGGTTTGACGAGGTCGCAAGCCTTGTCACCGCGCATTGCGCCATGTGCCACACCCGCGACCCGGCCTACGAGGGGATCCTGGCCGCGCCGAAGGGGCTCCTTCTTGACACGCCCGAAGCGGTGGCGCGGGCGGCGGAACCGGTCTTCATCTTTGCCGGGCTGACGGCGGCGATGCCGCCCGGGGCGGCGAATTTCATGACGCCCGAGGACCGCGCGGCGATCCGCGCCTGGTATCGCGCCGGGGCGGAAGCGGAACTGGCACGGAACTGA
- a CDS encoding cobyrinate a,c-diamide synthase, whose amino-acid sequence MSEGPKGLAIAAPASGSGKTTLTLGLLRALTRRGLRVQPFKNGPDYIDPAFHAAAAGRASFNLDGWAMDRPQLHALAGQAAGADLVIFEGAMGLYDGPADPGRSGRGTSAEIARMFGWPVVLVLDVKGQGQSAAATALGFARHPEAPPLAGVILNHVASPRHEAMIRAEMDRLGLRVLGALPRRSDLSLPERHLGLVQAEEQAGLEATLEALADFVAAHVDLEALLSVAGAGPAPGAGAWAVPPAGRIALARDAAFSFVYPHMLEAWRRAGVTVLPFSPLADQAPDPSADLVWLPGGYPELHAGRIAAATRFKAGLRAFAETRSVHGECGGYMVLGARLVDAEGRAHAMAGLLGLVTSYEKRRLHLGYRSADLLAPLPGYGAGSRLYGHEFHYSTILEQPDAPLAKVCDAAGAPVAETGSVRGHVTGSFFHLIAG is encoded by the coding sequence ATGAGCGAGGGACCGAAGGGTCTTGCGATTGCCGCACCGGCCTCGGGCTCGGGCAAGACGACGCTGACGCTGGGGCTGTTGCGGGCGCTGACCCGGCGGGGGCTGCGCGTGCAGCCGTTCAAGAACGGGCCCGATTACATCGACCCCGCCTTTCACGCCGCCGCCGCCGGGCGGGCCAGTTTCAACCTGGATGGCTGGGCGATGGACCGGCCGCAGCTGCATGCGCTGGCGGGCCAGGCGGCGGGCGCCGATCTGGTGATTTTCGAAGGCGCGATGGGGCTTTATGACGGGCCCGCCGATCCGGGCCGGTCGGGGCGCGGCACCAGTGCCGAGATCGCGCGGATGTTTGGCTGGCCCGTCGTTCTGGTGCTCGATGTCAAGGGGCAGGGGCAATCGGCGGCGGCAACCGCGCTTGGCTTTGCCCGCCACCCCGAGGCGCCGCCCCTGGCGGGGGTGATCCTGAACCATGTCGCCAGCCCCCGGCACGAGGCGATGATCCGCGCCGAGATGGACCGGCTCGGCCTGCGCGTTCTGGGCGCGCTGCCGCGCCGGTCGGATCTGAGCCTGCCCGAGCGGCATCTGGGGCTGGTGCAGGCCGAGGAACAGGCGGGGCTTGAGGCGACGCTGGAGGCGCTCGCCGATTTCGTCGCCGCGCATGTGGATCTGGAGGCGCTTTTGTCCGTTGCGGGCGCTGGCCCCGCGCCCGGGGCCGGGGCCTGGGCGGTGCCGCCCGCGGGGCGGATTGCGCTCGCCCGCGACGCCGCCTTTTCCTTCGTCTATCCGCATATGCTGGAGGCCTGGCGGCGGGCGGGGGTGACGGTCTTGCCGTTCTCGCCCTTGGCCGATCAGGCGCCCGATCCGTCGGCCGATCTGGTCTGGCTGCCGGGCGGCTATCCCGAATTGCACGCGGGGCGGATTGCCGCGGCCACGCGCTTCAAGGCGGGCTTGCGCGCCTTTGCCGAAACCCGCTCGGTCCATGGCGAATGCGGCGGCTACATGGTTCTGGGGGCAAGGCTTGTCGATGCCGAGGGTCGGGCGCATGCGATGGCGGGGCTGCTGGGACTGGTCACCAGCTATGAAAAGCGGCGGCTGCATCTGGGCTACCGGTCGGCCGATCTGCTGGCACCTTTGCCGGGATATGGTGCGGGATCAAGGCTTTACGGGCACGAGTTCCATTATTCGACGATCCTTGAGCAACCCGATGCGCCCTTGGCAAAGGTCTGCGATGCGGCGGGCGCTCCGGTGGCGGAAACGGGCTCCGTGCGGGGCCATGTGACGGGCAGCTTCTTCCATCTGATCGCGGGATAG
- the cobZ gene encoding precorrin-3B synthase CobZ: MDQTPAPQPPLPASVGVLVIGAGLAGLCAAIEAARAGASVLVLDAAPPARLGGNARHGRNIRVASDIETPFQRDSYPAEEFERDLLRVGAGDPDLARVLAEGSRDLADWLLAQGVRLEPWAAGNLPYSRRTVFLRGGGQALTNALLSRARRLGVEIRAGIAVDRLPPEAFDPAHDGPLTVTVGTHRITTQALVLASGGLGANRDWLAKTHGPRADHIANRGTPEQLGGLLLQALAEGAQAAGLPGDGHVVAVDPRAPFHDAGIVSRVDGMQHGIVVGADGRRFADEGAIRGPERHSVWARQLLSRPDPRAWILLGADAAKTLPPMACPPLSADTPEALAGLCGIDPGGLAETLNRPPDPPRTGEIMPLVVPLHAIPMIPGIGFTRYGLVVDAFARVRLNDAVAPRLFAAGTNMCGAILGQGYLSGAGLTIAAVFGRIAGRAAARLAPKVRSLSQPLPSRPVVIDPVPDPFAEAKRALNLCNSCGFCTGLCAVFPAAQGRPDLTRGDLRHLAHLCHDCRSCLHDCQYAAPHAFGINLPATLADVRRAEYREPLRPAQALFALCCVLPPLLLLTLQPLERVFASHTGPGAFYALIPHPVMAGATGAVMGLAALGLALRLALFWRAGRGPVPVDAPALRAGIVDALTLRNLADCEDRAGPAGRLRRIAHHLLAGGFGLTFLATVAGFVLHKLGQPAPYPLLSAPVILGTSGGVAMLAGLALMSLRPDPLKTPAMARSDRFLRGQLALLAGTGLALLALRDTPAMGLLLALHLGAVAGAVLGLPFSKLSHGGWRLISLIRAAAEARARQRDRARLDRARSKTASGPDRAGGER; encoded by the coding sequence ATGGATCAGACGCCCGCCCCCCAACCCCCTTTGCCCGCCTCGGTCGGCGTCCTTGTCATCGGCGCGGGGCTGGCCGGGCTTTGCGCTGCGATCGAGGCGGCGCGGGCGGGCGCCTCGGTGCTGGTGCTCGACGCCGCCCCCCCGGCGCGGCTGGGCGGCAATGCCCGGCACGGGCGCAACATCCGCGTCGCTTCGGACATCGAGACGCCGTTTCAGCGCGACAGCTACCCGGCCGAGGAGTTCGAGCGCGATCTGCTCCGCGTCGGCGCGGGCGATCCGGATCTCGCCCGGGTGCTGGCCGAGGGCTCGCGCGATCTGGCGGACTGGCTTTTGGCGCAGGGCGTGCGGCTGGAACCCTGGGCCGCGGGCAATCTGCCCTATTCCCGCCGCACGGTGTTTTTGCGCGGCGGCGGTCAGGCGCTGACGAATGCGCTTCTGTCCCGGGCGCGGCGTCTGGGCGTCGAGATCCGCGCCGGGATCGCCGTCGACCGCCTGCCGCCCGAGGCCTTCGATCCGGCGCATGACGGCCCGCTGACGGTCACGGTCGGCACGCATCGGATCACCACGCAGGCGCTGGTTCTGGCCTCGGGCGGTCTTGGGGCGAACCGCGACTGGCTGGCAAAGACGCACGGCCCCCGAGCCGATCACATCGCCAACCGCGGCACGCCCGAACAGCTGGGCGGTCTGCTGTTGCAGGCGCTGGCAGAGGGCGCGCAGGCGGCGGGGCTGCCCGGCGATGGCCATGTCGTCGCCGTCGATCCGCGCGCACCCTTTCACGATGCGGGCATCGTCAGCCGGGTGGACGGGATGCAGCACGGGATCGTCGTCGGCGCCGATGGCCGCCGCTTTGCCGATGAAGGCGCGATCCGGGGCCCCGAGCGCCATTCGGTCTGGGCGCGCCAGCTGCTTTCCCGCCCCGATCCGCGCGCCTGGATCCTTCTGGGGGCTGACGCCGCAAAGACGCTGCCGCCGATGGCCTGCCCGCCGCTTTCGGCCGACACGCCCGAGGCTTTGGCCGGGCTTTGTGGCATCGACCCCGGGGGGCTGGCCGAGACGCTGAACCGCCCGCCGGATCCGCCGCGCACGGGCGAAATCATGCCGCTGGTTGTGCCCTTGCACGCCATCCCGATGATCCCCGGCATCGGCTTCACCCGCTACGGGCTGGTGGTGGACGCCTTTGCCCGGGTGCGTCTGAACGATGCCGTCGCCCCCAGACTTTTCGCAGCCGGAACAAATATGTGCGGGGCGATTCTGGGACAGGGCTATCTGTCGGGCGCGGGGCTGACCATCGCCGCCGTCTTTGGCCGCATCGCCGGGCGCGCGGCGGCCAGGCTTGCGCCAAAGGTCCGTTCCCTGTCGCAGCCGTTGCCGTCCCGTCCCGTTGTCATCGACCCCGTGCCCGACCCCTTCGCCGAGGCGAAACGGGCGCTGAACCTGTGCAACAGCTGCGGCTTTTGCACCGGGCTTTGCGCCGTCTTTCCCGCCGCGCAGGGCCGCCCCGATCTGACCCGGGGCGATCTGCGCCATCTGGCGCATCTGTGCCACGATTGCCGGTCCTGCCTGCATGATTGCCAATATGCCGCCCCGCACGCCTTCGGCATCAACCTGCCCGCGACGCTGGCCGACGTGCGCCGCGCCGAGTATCGTGAGCCCTTGCGCCCGGCGCAGGCGCTGTTTGCGCTTTGCTGTGTGCTGCCGCCGCTTCTGCTGCTGACCCTGCAACCGCTCGAACGGGTTTTCGCTAGTCACACCGGCCCCGGCGCCTTTTACGCGCTGATCCCGCATCCGGTGATGGCCGGGGCGACGGGGGCGGTGATGGGCCTTGCCGCGCTGGGGCTGGCGCTGCGGCTGGCGCTCTTCTGGCGGGCCGGGCGCGGGCCGGTGCCGGTCGATGCGCCCGCCTTGCGGGCCGGGATTGTCGACGCGCTGACCCTGCGCAACCTTGCCGATTGCGAGGATCGCGCGGGCCCCGCCGGGCGGCTGCGCCGGATTGCGCATCATCTTTTGGCGGGCGGCTTCGGGCTGACCTTTCTGGCCACCGTGGCCGGGTTCGTGTTGCACAAGTTGGGCCAGCCCGCGCCCTATCCGCTGCTCAGCGCGCCGGTGATCCTGGGCACCTCGGGCGGCGTGGCCATGCTGGCGGGGCTGGCGCTGATGTCCTTGCGCCCCGATCCGCTGAAGACGCCCGCGATGGCGCGCTCCGACCGTTTCTTGCGGGGGCAGCTGGCCTTGCTTGCAGGCACGGGGCTGGCGCTTCTGGCGCTGCGCGACACCCCGGCGATGGGGCTTTTGCTGGCGCTGCATCTGGGGGCGGTCGCGGGGGCGGTGCTGGGCCTGCCCTTTAGCAAGCTGTCCCATGGCGGCTGGCGGCTGATCTCGCTGATCCGCGCCGCGGCCGAGGCGCGGGCGCGGCAGCGTGACAGGGCCCGGCTTGACAGGGCCCGCAGCAAGACCGCATCAGGGCCCGACCGGGCGGGAGGGGAAAGATGA
- a CDS encoding energy-coupling factor ABC transporter ATP-binding protein yields the protein MTPILAAEALTYAFPGGVKALDDLSLAVPQGESLAILGPNGAGKSTLLLHLNGTLRPQSGRVLLGGTATGHSRKDLTDWRRRVGLVLQDADDQLFAATVFEDVSFGPLNLGLSEAEARARVEEALAALSISDLRDRPTHMLSGGQKRRVAIAGAVAMRPEVLLLDEPTAGLDLAGTEQLLTLLHGLRAAGMTLVFSTHDVELAAALADRVALFRTGRVLAEGAAAAVLSDRATLAQGGLRPPLVIDLALSRARSRPFGPRSALPRTRDALAAQMAGWTRR from the coding sequence GTGACCCCGATCCTGGCCGCCGAGGCCCTGACTTACGCTTTCCCGGGCGGCGTGAAAGCGCTTGATGATCTCTCGCTTGCCGTGCCGCAGGGCGAAAGCCTGGCCATCCTTGGCCCGAATGGCGCCGGAAAATCGACGCTGCTTTTGCATCTGAACGGCACGTTGCGCCCGCAATCGGGCCGGGTGCTGCTGGGGGGCACCGCCACCGGCCATTCCCGCAAGGATCTGACCGACTGGCGCCGCCGCGTCGGTCTTGTGTTGCAGGATGCCGACGACCAGCTTTTCGCCGCGACGGTTTTCGAGGATGTCTCTTTCGGGCCCTTGAACCTTGGCCTCTCCGAGGCCGAGGCCCGCGCCCGGGTTGAAGAGGCCCTTGCGGCGCTCTCGATTTCCGATCTGCGCGACCGGCCCACGCATATGCTCTCGGGCGGGCAGAAGCGGCGCGTGGCGATTGCGGGCGCGGTGGCGATGCGCCCCGAGGTGCTGTTGCTCGATGAACCCACCGCCGGGCTTGATCTGGCCGGGACCGAGCAGCTTCTGACCCTGTTGCACGGGCTGCGCGCCGCGGGCATGACGCTGGTCTTTTCCACCCATGATGTCGAACTCGCCGCCGCTCTGGCGGACCGGGTGGCGCTCTTTCGCACCGGCCGCGTTCTGGCCGAGGGGGCGGCCGCGGCGGTGCTCTCCGACCGCGCGACGCTGGCACAGGGTGGGCTGCGCCCGCCCCTGGTGATCGATCTGGCGCTTTCGCGCGCGCGATCACGGCCTTTTGGCCCCCGAAGCGCGCTGCCGCGGACCCGCGACGCGCTTGCGGCGCAGATGGCGGGCTGGACCCGGCGTTAG
- the cbiQ gene encoding cobalt ECF transporter T component CbiQ: MSIASIDRVAAQGRWRNRPLAEKCLIGLGFLALAVTVPPFPGAVLVTVAILAFTFLGARVPLRFWAAVAVLPLGFLTTGAAVLLIQIGPDGIGLAPQGPAKAAALVMRASAATCCLLFLATTTPAADLLSGLRRWRVPAELIEIALLTYRFVFILAEEAAAMTTAQRARLGHATRRRWLRSTAQVIAALLPRALDRARRLETGLAARNWQGEMRVLSTRPAASPLVLGLILTLQAAILAAGVLL, from the coding sequence ATGAGTATCGCCTCGATCGATCGGGTCGCCGCGCAAGGCCGCTGGCGCAACCGCCCGCTGGCCGAGAAGTGCCTGATCGGTCTTGGTTTTCTGGCGCTTGCCGTGACCGTGCCGCCGTTTCCGGGCGCGGTTCTGGTCACGGTCGCGATCCTGGCCTTCACCTTTCTGGGCGCTCGGGTGCCTTTGCGCTTCTGGGCCGCGGTCGCGGTGCTGCCGCTGGGCTTTCTGACCACCGGGGCCGCGGTGCTGCTGATCCAGATCGGACCCGACGGCATCGGCCTTGCGCCTCAGGGCCCGGCCAAGGCCGCCGCGCTGGTGATGCGGGCCAGCGCCGCGACCTGCTGCCTTCTGTTTCTCGCCACCACCACGCCCGCCGCCGATCTGCTCTCCGGTCTGCGCCGCTGGCGCGTGCCCGCCGAACTGATCGAGATTGCACTTTTGACCTATCGCTTTGTTTTCATTCTGGCCGAGGAAGCGGCGGCGATGACCACCGCGCAGCGCGCGCGTCTGGGCCATGCCACCCGGCGGCGCTGGCTGCGCTCGACCGCACAGGTGATCGCGGCGCTGCTGCCGCGCGCGCTCGACCGCGCCCGGCGTCTTGAAACCGGGCTTGCGGCGCGCAACTGGCAGGGCGAGATGCGGGTACTTTCGACCCGGCCCGCGGCCTCGCCGCTTGTGCTTGGCCTGATCCTGACCTTGCAAGCCGCGATCCTTGCGGCCGGAGTGTTGCTGTGA
- a CDS encoding energy-coupling factor ABC transporter substrate-binding protein, with protein MSSKRTLWLLAGTVALVVVPLLMGGEFGGADGQAAELIEATVPGFAPWADPLWEPPSGEVESLFFALQAALGAFVVGLVIGRRQGAAKTREQNAPAPRSFPAE; from the coding sequence ATGAGCAGCAAACGGACATTGTGGCTGCTGGCCGGAACCGTGGCGCTGGTGGTGGTGCCGCTTCTGATGGGCGGGGAATTCGGCGGTGCCGACGGGCAGGCGGCCGAGCTGATCGAGGCGACCGTGCCGGGCTTTGCCCCCTGGGCCGATCCGCTCTGGGAGCCGCCGAGCGGCGAGGTTGAAAGCCTGTTCTTCGCGCTGCAGGCGGCCCTTGGCGCCTTTGTCGTGGGGCTGGTGATCGGCCGCCGTCAGGGTGCCGCAAAGACCCGCGAGCAGAACGCCCCCGCGCCCCGGTCCTTCCCCGCGGAATGA
- a CDS encoding energy-coupling factor ABC transporter permease produces the protein MHIMEGYLPVTHAIGWSLAAGPFVVAGAVKIRKIVAERPEARMTLAASGAFAFVLSALKIPSVTGSCSHPTGTGLGAVVFGPSVMAVLGVIVLLFQALLLAHGGLTTLGANAFSMAIVGPWVAWGVYKLAGKAGASMAVAVFLAAFLGDLATYVTTSLQLALAYPDPVSGFLGAALKFGSVFALTQIPLAIAEGFLTVIVVDALAGKVDDKDKLRILAGEAR, from the coding sequence ATGCATATCATGGAGGGCTATCTGCCCGTCACCCATGCCATTGGCTGGTCCCTTGCCGCCGGCCCCTTTGTCGTCGCGGGCGCGGTGAAGATCCGCAAGATCGTCGCCGAGCGTCCCGAGGCCCGGATGACCCTTGCCGCCTCGGGGGCCTTTGCCTTCGTGCTCTCGGCGCTGAAAATTCCGTCCGTCACCGGCTCGTGCTCGCATCCGACCGGCACCGGGCTGGGCGCGGTCGTCTTCGGCCCCTCGGTCATGGCAGTGCTTGGGGTGATCGTGCTGCTGTTTCAGGCGCTTTTGCTGGCGCATGGCGGTCTGACGACGCTTGGCGCCAATGCCTTCTCGATGGCGATCGTCGGGCCCTGGGTGGCCTGGGGCGTCTATAAACTGGCGGGCAAGGCCGGGGCCTCGATGGCGGTGGCGGTGTTTCTGGCCGCTTTCCTCGGCGATCTGGCGACCTATGTGACCACCTCGCTGCAGCTGGCGCTGGCTTACCCCGATCCGGTTTCGGGCTTCCTCGGCGCGGCGCTGAAATTCGGCTCGGTCTTCGCGCTGACGCAGATCCCGCTGGCGATTGCCGAGGGCTTCCTGACCGTGATCGTCGTCGATGCGCTGGCGGGCAAGGTCGATGACAAGGACAAATTGCGCATTCTGGCCGGGGAGGCACGCTGA
- the cobF gene encoding precorrin-6A synthase (deacetylating), whose amino-acid sequence MIELSLIGIGTGNPRHITGQAVDAMNAADLILIPLKGADKSDLAGLRRQICAAHLTNPATKVIDFALPVRDASNPSYRKGVDDWHDAIAETWLSEITAHVPGLEGRVALLVWGDPSLYDSTLRIAERLKSRLPLTTKVIPGITAIQALCAAHAIPLNDIGAPVVITTGRQLRDHGWPAGTETVVAMLDGECSFQSLPPDGLTIFWGACVAMPEEVLIRGPVAEVTDEILQARADLRARHGWVMDIYLLRRNVPAA is encoded by the coding sequence ATGATCGAGCTTTCCCTGATCGGCATCGGCACCGGCAATCCGCGCCACATCACCGGGCAGGCGGTCGATGCGATGAATGCCGCCGATCTGATCCTGATCCCGCTCAAGGGCGCCGACAAATCCGATCTGGCCGGGCTGCGGCGCCAGATCTGTGCCGCGCATCTGACGAACCCGGCCACCAAGGTCATCGACTTCGCGCTGCCCGTCCGCGACGCGTCGAACCCCTCCTATCGCAAGGGGGTGGACGACTGGCACGATGCCATCGCCGAGACCTGGCTTTCGGAAATCACCGCGCATGTTCCGGGGCTTGAGGGGCGGGTGGCGCTGCTCGTCTGGGGCGATCCCTCGCTTTATGACAGCACCTTGCGCATCGCCGAACGGCTGAAATCCCGCCTGCCGCTCACGACGAAAGTCATCCCCGGCATCACCGCGATTCAGGCGCTTTGCGCCGCCCATGCGATTCCGTTGAATGACATCGGCGCGCCGGTCGTCATCACGACGGGGCGGCAATTGCGCGATCACGGCTGGCCCGCGGGCACCGAGACGGTGGTGGCGATGCTGGACGGTGAATGCTCGTTTCAAAGCCTGCCGCCCGACGGGCTGACGATCTTCTGGGGCGCCTGTGTGGCCATGCCCGAAGAGGTGCTGATCAGGGGGCCCGTGGCCGAGGTCACCGATGAAATCCTGCAGGCCCGCGCCGATCTGCGCGCCCGGCACGGCTGGGTGATGGACATCTACCTGCTGCGTCGCAATGTGCCCGCGGCGTGA
- the cobA gene encoding uroporphyrinogen-III C-methyltransferase, translated as MSGFVSFVSSGPGDPELLTLKAADRLAKADVVLFDDLSAGADPGAMPARGAELIAVGKRAGRPSPKQDHVSRLLVDHALTGQRVVRLKSGDSGLFGRLEEELDALTGAGIGYEIIPGVPSACAAAAASGLPLTRRLTARRVQFVTGADVTGDLPEGLNWAALADKGATTVVFMGKRTFPKLAADLIAHGLAPDTPALLAEAVGHPGQSVTRSTVTDLAASLAAERSDKPALILYGPLYAPEA; from the coding sequence ATGAGCGGTTTCGTTTCTTTCGTCTCCTCGGGCCCGGGCGATCCGGAGCTTCTGACGCTGAAAGCTGCCGACCGGCTCGCCAAGGCCGATGTGGTGCTGTTCGACGATCTTTCCGCCGGGGCCGATCCTGGGGCCATGCCCGCCCGGGGGGCCGAACTCATCGCGGTCGGCAAGCGGGCCGGGCGGCCCTCGCCGAAGCAGGATCATGTGAGCCGCTTGCTCGTCGATCATGCGCTGACCGGGCAACGGGTGGTGCGGCTGAAATCGGGCGATTCCGGGCTTTTCGGCCGGCTTGAGGAAGAACTGGACGCGCTGACCGGCGCGGGCATCGGCTACGAGATCATCCCCGGCGTGCCCTCGGCCTGCGCCGCCGCCGCCGCGTCCGGGCTGCCGCTGACCCGCCGTCTGACCGCGCGGCGGGTGCAATTCGTCACCGGCGCCGATGTGACGGGCGATCTGCCCGAGGGGCTGAACTGGGCGGCGCTGGCCGACAAGGGGGCGACGACCGTCGTCTTCATGGGCAAGCGCACCTTTCCGAAACTGGCCGCCGATCTGATCGCGCATGGGCTGGCCCCCGATACGCCCGCGCTTCTGGCCGAGGCCGTGGGCCACCCCGGGCAAAGCGTCACCCGCTCGACCGTGACCGATCTTGCCGCAAGCCTTGCCGCGGAACGCTCCGACAAGCCCGCGCTCATTCTTTATGGTCCGCTTTACGCGCCGGAGGCCTGA
- the cobM gene encoding precorrin-4 C(11)-methyltransferase has product MTVHFIGAGPGAADLITIRGRDLIASCPVCLYAGSLVPEALLAHCPPGAKIVNTAPMSLDAIIDTIAEAHAAGQDVARLHSGDLSIWSAMGEQLRRLRALNIPYDVTPGVPSFAAAAATLGAELTLPGVAQSVILTRTSGRASAMPAGETLENFARTGAVLAIHLSVHVLDEVVQKLVPHYGEDCPVAIVWRASWPDQRVVRATLATLQTSLGAELERTALILVGRSLATEDFDESRLYAGDYDRRYRPLGTHPRFPEGSE; this is encoded by the coding sequence ATGACGGTGCATTTCATCGGCGCGGGGCCGGGGGCGGCGGATCTGATCACGATCCGCGGCCGCGATCTGATCGCGTCCTGTCCGGTCTGCCTTTACGCCGGATCGCTGGTGCCCGAAGCGCTGCTGGCCCATTGCCCGCCCGGCGCGAAGATCGTCAACACCGCGCCGATGAGCCTTGATGCGATCATCGACACGATCGCCGAGGCCCATGCCGCGGGCCAGGATGTCGCCCGGCTGCATTCGGGGGATCTGTCGATCTGGTCGGCGATGGGCGAGCAGCTGCGCCGCCTGCGCGCCCTGAACATTCCCTATGATGTGACGCCCGGTGTGCCGTCCTTTGCCGCCGCCGCCGCGACCCTTGGGGCCGAGCTGACGCTTCCGGGCGTGGCGCAATCGGTCATTCTGACCCGCACCTCGGGGCGGGCCTCGGCCATGCCCGCGGGCGAGACGCTGGAGAATTTCGCCCGCACCGGGGCGGTTCTGGCCATTCACCTCTCCGTGCATGTGCTTGACGAGGTTGTGCAAAAACTGGTGCCGCATTACGGCGAAGATTGTCCGGTCGCCATCGTCTGGCGCGCAAGCTGGCCCGATCAGCGCGTCGTCCGGGCGACGCTGGCCACGCTGCAGACCAGCCTTGGCGCCGAGCTGGAGCGCACGGCGCTGATCCTGGTCGGCCGGTCGCTGGCGACCGAGGATTTCGACGAAAGCCGTCTTTACGCGGGCGATTACGACCGCCGCTACCGGCCGCTTGGCACGCATCCGCGCTTTCCGGAGGGCAGCGAATGA